The Pseudomonas orientalis genome contains a region encoding:
- a CDS encoding glucose/quinate/shikimate family membrane-bound PQQ-dependent dehydrogenase, translated as MKRASRAAGVSRFLLLGLGVIIALLGLALAVGGAKLISLGGSWYFLVGGVAMAIAGLMIARRNPAGAWLFAAFLVGTAVWAVADVGLVYWPLFSRLFMFAVIGIVVALVYPLLVGKPARGAYGVAAVLTLGVAVAAGNMFVAHPSVAPTGAGPGITPVAAADAQKDWAHYGNTEGGSRFAALDQINRDNIDKLKVAWTYHTGDVAISDGNGAEDQLTPLQIGNKVFICTPHNNLIALDADTGKELWKNEINAQSAVWQRCRGMAYFDATAPIAQPTQQGSSPVIAASVPAGAQCQRRLLTNTIDARLIAVDADTGKFCEDFGTHGQVDLKAGLGNVPDSYYQLSSAPLIAGTTVVVGGRVADNVQTDMPGGVIRGFDVISGQMRWAFDPGNPEDKHAPAAGSTYVRSTPNSWAPMSYDPLMNTVFLPMGSSSTDIYGVERTQLNHKYGASVLALDASTGAEKWVYQTVHNDLWDFDLPMQPSLIDFTPPGSDKAVPAVVIGTKAGQIYVLDRATGKPLTDVQEVPVKAANIPNEPYSPTQPKSLGMPQIGAQTLTESDMWGATPYDQLLCRIDFKGMRYDGLYTAPGTDKSLSFPGSLGGMNWGSISTDPVHGFIFVNDMRLGLWIQMVPSQNKALAASGGEALNTGMGAVPLKGTPYAVNKNRFLSVAGIPCQAPPFGTLTAIDMKTQKIAWQVPVGTVEDTGPLGIRMHLPIKVGLPTLGGTLSTQGGLIFIAGTQDFYLRAFNSGNGDEIWKARLPVGSQGGPMTYVSPKTGKQYIVVTAGGARQSTDRGDYVIAYALP; from the coding sequence ATGAAACGAGCATCGCGCGCCGCTGGCGTCTCTAGATTCCTACTCCTTGGCCTGGGCGTGATCATCGCCCTGCTTGGCCTTGCGCTCGCCGTCGGCGGCGCCAAATTGATCAGCCTGGGAGGTTCCTGGTACTTCCTGGTCGGTGGTGTGGCCATGGCCATTGCCGGGCTGATGATTGCCCGGCGCAACCCGGCGGGTGCCTGGCTGTTCGCCGCGTTCCTGGTCGGCACGGCCGTCTGGGCCGTCGCGGACGTGGGCCTGGTGTACTGGCCGCTGTTCTCGCGCCTGTTCATGTTCGCCGTGATCGGTATCGTGGTCGCGCTGGTGTATCCGTTGCTGGTCGGCAAACCGGCGCGTGGTGCGTACGGCGTCGCTGCCGTGCTGACGCTCGGCGTGGCAGTGGCGGCGGGCAATATGTTCGTCGCTCACCCAAGCGTAGCGCCAACCGGTGCAGGCCCAGGCATCACCCCGGTGGCTGCGGCCGATGCCCAGAAAGACTGGGCCCACTACGGCAACACCGAGGGCGGCAGCCGCTTCGCCGCGCTGGACCAGATCAATCGCGACAACATCGACAAGCTCAAAGTCGCCTGGACCTACCACACCGGTGACGTGGCGATCAGCGACGGCAACGGTGCCGAGGACCAACTGACGCCCCTGCAGATCGGCAACAAAGTGTTTATCTGCACCCCGCACAACAACCTCATCGCGCTCGACGCCGACACCGGCAAGGAGCTGTGGAAGAACGAGATCAATGCCCAATCGGCGGTCTGGCAGCGCTGCCGTGGCATGGCCTACTTCGACGCCACTGCGCCGATTGCCCAGCCCACCCAACAAGGCAGCTCGCCGGTCATTGCCGCCAGCGTGCCCGCCGGTGCGCAATGCCAGCGTCGTCTGCTGACCAACACCATCGATGCACGTCTGATCGCCGTGGACGCCGACACTGGCAAATTCTGCGAAGACTTCGGCACCCACGGCCAGGTGGATTTGAAGGCCGGCCTGGGTAACGTCCCGGACAGCTACTACCAACTGTCCTCGGCGCCGCTGATTGCCGGCACCACGGTGGTGGTGGGTGGTCGCGTCGCGGATAACGTGCAAACCGATATGCCGGGCGGCGTGATCCGTGGTTTCGATGTAATCAGCGGGCAGATGCGCTGGGCGTTCGACCCCGGCAACCCTGAAGACAAACACGCACCAGCCGCTGGCAGCACCTACGTGCGCAGCACCCCGAACAGCTGGGCACCGATGTCCTACGACCCGCTGATGAACACGGTCTTCCTGCCGATGGGCAGCTCGTCCACCGACATCTATGGCGTGGAGCGCACCCAGCTCAATCATAAATACGGTGCTTCGGTACTCGCGCTGGACGCCTCCACCGGCGCCGAGAAATGGGTGTACCAGACGGTCCACAATGACCTGTGGGACTTCGACCTGCCGATGCAACCCAGCCTGATCGATTTCACCCCGCCGGGCAGCGACAAGGCGGTGCCCGCCGTGGTGATCGGCACCAAGGCCGGGCAGATCTATGTACTCGACCGCGCCACCGGCAAGCCGTTGACCGACGTGCAGGAAGTGCCGGTCAAAGCCGCGAACATTCCTAACGAGCCGTACTCCCCCACCCAGCCCAAGTCCCTGGGCATGCCGCAGATCGGCGCACAGACCCTGACCGAATCGGACATGTGGGGCGCCACGCCGTATGACCAGTTGCTGTGCCGCATCGACTTCAAGGGCATGCGCTACGACGGCCTGTACACCGCGCCGGGCACCGATAAATCCCTGAGCTTCCCGGGCTCCCTGGGCGGCATGAACTGGGGCAGTATTTCCACCGACCCGGTGCACGGCTTTATCTTCGTCAACGACATGCGCCTGGGCCTGTGGATCCAGATGGTGCCGTCGCAGAACAAGGCCCTGGCCGCCTCCGGTGGCGAAGCGCTGAACACCGGCATGGGCGCCGTGCCGCTCAAGGGCACGCCGTACGCGGTGAACAAGAACCGCTTCCTGTCGGTGGCCGGCATTCCGTGCCAGGCGCCGCCGTTCGGCACCTTGACCGCCATCGACATGAAGACGCAGAAAATCGCCTGGCAAGTACCGGTAGGCACCGTTGAAGACACCGGCCCCCTGGGCATCCGCATGCACCTGCCGATCAAAGTCGGCCTGCCGACCCTCGGCGGTACGCTGTCGACCCAGGGTGGCCTGATCTTTATCGCCGGCACCCAGGACTTCTACCTGCGCGCCTTCAACAGCGGCAACGGTGATGAAATCTGGAAAGCCCGCCTGCCGGTGGGCAGCCAGGGCGGCCCGATGACCTACGTGTCGCCGAAAACCGGCAAGCAGTACATCGTCGTCACCGCCGGCGGTGCACGCCAGTCCACCGACCGTGGCGACTACGTGATCGCCTACGCCTTGCCGTAA
- a CDS encoding LLM class flavin-dependent oxidoreductase, whose amino-acid sequence MKFSLFVHMERWDESVSHRQLFEDLTELTLMAEAGGFSTVWIGEHHAMEYTISPSPMPLLAYLAARTTTIRLGAGTIIAPFWHPLRVAGECALLDVISNGRMEVGLARGAYQVEFDRMAGGMPASSGGQALREMVPVVRALWQGDYAHDGDIWKFPTSTSVPKPIQQPTPPMWIAARDPDSHNFAVANGCNVMVTPLMKGDEEVLDLKNKFQAALDNNPGVPRPQLMVLRHTHVHAADDPQGWKVGAKAISKFYRTFDAWFGNKSVPVNGFLEPSPEEKFAARPEFELESLHKTAMIGTAEEIIPRIQYYQELGVDEFSFWCDNSLPHAEKKKSLTLFIEQVMPAFR is encoded by the coding sequence ATGAAATTTTCGCTGTTCGTACACATGGAACGCTGGGATGAAAGCGTCAGCCACCGTCAGTTGTTCGAAGACTTGACCGAACTGACCCTGATGGCCGAAGCCGGTGGCTTCAGCACCGTGTGGATTGGCGAACACCACGCGATGGAATACACCATATCGCCGAGCCCGATGCCGTTGCTGGCTTACCTTGCGGCCCGGACCACCACGATTCGTCTGGGCGCCGGCACCATCATCGCGCCGTTCTGGCACCCGCTGCGGGTGGCGGGGGAATGCGCGTTGCTCGACGTGATCAGCAACGGACGCATGGAAGTGGGCCTGGCCCGTGGCGCTTACCAGGTTGAATTCGACCGCATGGCCGGCGGCATGCCCGCCTCGAGCGGCGGCCAGGCCCTGCGCGAAATGGTGCCGGTGGTGCGCGCCCTGTGGCAAGGCGACTACGCCCATGACGGCGACATCTGGAAATTCCCCACCTCCACCAGTGTGCCCAAGCCGATCCAGCAGCCCACCCCACCGATGTGGATCGCCGCCCGCGACCCCGACTCCCACAATTTTGCAGTGGCCAACGGCTGCAACGTGATGGTCACGCCGCTGATGAAAGGCGACGAAGAAGTCCTGGACCTGAAAAACAAATTCCAGGCTGCCCTGGACAACAACCCTGGCGTGCCCCGCCCGCAATTGATGGTGCTGCGCCACACCCACGTGCACGCCGCTGATGATCCCCAGGGCTGGAAAGTCGGGGCCAAGGCGATCTCGAAGTTCTATCGCACCTTCGATGCCTGGTTCGGCAACAAGAGCGTGCCGGTCAACGGTTTCCTGGAGCCAAGCCCGGAAGAGAAGTTCGCCGCGCGCCCAGAGTTCGAGCTGGAGAGCCTGCACAAAACCGCGATGATCGGCACCGCAGAAGAGATCATCCCGCGCATTCAGTACTACCAGGAACTGGGCGTGGATGAGTTCAGCTTCTGGTGCGACAACAGCCTGCCCCATGCCGAGAAAAAGAAGTCCCTGACACTGTTTATCGAGCAGGTAATGCCAGCGTTTCGCTGA
- a CDS encoding flavin reductase family protein, protein MIDAAIYKQVMGSFPSGVTVITTLDDDGQIVGLTASAFSSLSMDPALVLFCPNYSSDSYPVLIRNKRFAIHVLSGGQQSEAYAFARKGKDKAQGIEWTLSALGNPILANATAVIECQLWREYEGGDHAIMVGAVENLIVPAQPNNPLVYCHGKMGTLPVPA, encoded by the coding sequence ATGATCGATGCCGCCATCTACAAACAAGTGATGGGTTCGTTTCCGTCCGGGGTCACCGTGATTACTACGCTGGATGACGACGGGCAAATCGTCGGCCTCACCGCCAGTGCGTTCAGCTCGCTGTCCATGGACCCGGCCCTGGTGCTCTTCTGCCCCAACTACAGCTCCGACTCCTATCCCGTACTGATCAGGAACAAACGCTTCGCCATCCATGTGCTGTCCGGCGGGCAGCAGAGCGAAGCCTATGCCTTTGCGCGCAAAGGCAAGGACAAGGCCCAGGGCATCGAGTGGACCCTGAGTGCACTGGGCAATCCGATCCTGGCCAACGCCACGGCGGTCATTGAATGCCAGCTGTGGCGCGAATACGAAGGCGGCGATCACGCCATCATGGTGGGCGCCGTCGAGAACCTGATCGTGCCGGCGCAACCGAACAACCCCCTGGTGTATTGCCACGGCAAGATGGGTACCCTGCCGGTGCCTGCCTGA